Proteins encoded together in one Salmo trutta chromosome 3, fSalTru1.1, whole genome shotgun sequence window:
- the kcnk4a gene encoding potassium channel subfamily K member 4, whose translation MRCPTLLALLAGVMLYLVMGALVFRTLESPKESKEHEKLLHTTRDFLQNHSCVTAQNLSDLIKSVVKAVEAGLDVKHSSTNFTSRWDLASAFFFCGTIITTIGFGNLSPRTKWGQLFCVCYALVGIPMFGFLLAGVGDHMGTGLRKAVWKMETLFLKRRVSPTYVRVMSAVLSILIGCLIFLAVPTLVFKEVEDWSFLEALYFVVITLTTVGFGDYVAGANRRDGDLFKPLVWLWIVFGLAYFASILTMIGNWLRVLSKKTRAEMEELRAHATDWTQNIQNMSMDFRIPNPLELNDPFLLQRRRWKRSTRRRFRRGALGHRGRQGAIGENGHLPNRWVTRSMTRLEVVRLGGGEVRTEGVRLGLGVGLRADCRVNARSDGRPVARSLSMPATRSVMELDYDPDPVAIMMMPWESGSESESPESDSRSVVSSSDSHTSDMCMPGRRMPFASFDPSGSLCTEQRGRHGGSRLVYFREDVRFPVPLQQLPKSPNSTMPLPMPLPMPPLPTPPGCKMLDFFGENLAYIDESSDTLSDRNQTVEGGVSPRPRIHRRRSMRRQLKERRDSDMQPPSNPPTPPPLSHLRD comes from the exons ATGCGGTGCCCCACCCTGCTGGCCCTGCTGGCAGGGGTCATGCTGTACCTGGTGATGGGGGCGCTGGTGTTCCGGACCCTGGAAAGCCCCAAGGAGAGCAAGGAGCACGAGAAGCTGCTCCATACCACACGTGACTTCCTCCAAAACCACTCCTGTGTCACCGCACAGAACCTCAGTGACCTcatcaag AGTGTGGTGAAGGCAGTGGAGGCGGGCCTGGATGTAAAACACAGCTCCACCAACTTCACTAGCAGGTGGGACCTGGCCAGCGCCTTCTTCTTCTGTggtaccatcatcaccaccatcg GGTTTGGTAACCTGTCTCCCAGGACCAAATGGGGCCAGCTGTTCTGCGTGTGTTATGCCCTGGTAGGGATCCCTATGTTTGGTTTCCTGCTAGCTGGTGTCGGGGACCACATGGGGACGGGGCTGAGGAAGGCCGTGTGGAAGATGGAGACACTCTTCCTG AAGCGGCGGGTCAGTCCCACTTATGTGCGGGTCATGTCTGCCGTTCTGTCCATCCTGATTGGCTGTCTGATCTTCCTCGCCGTGCCAACGCTGGTGTTTAAGGAAGTGGAGGACTGGTCCTTTCTGGAGGCGCTCTACTTTGTGGTCATCACCCTGACCACAGTCGGCTTCGGAGACTACGTAGCAG GTGCTAACCGGCGGGACGGAGATCTGTTTAAGCCCCTGGTGTGGCTCTGGATAGTGTTTGGCCTGGCTTACTTTGCTTCCATACTCACCATGATTGGGAACTGGCTGCGGGTGCTGTCCAAGAAAACACGTGCTGAG atggAGGAGTTGAGGGCCCATGCTACTGACTGGACCCAGAACATCCAGAACATGTCCATGGACTTCCGGATACCCAACCCTCTGGAACTCAATGACCCCTTCCTGCTGCAGCGGCGCCGCTGGAAACGCAGCACCCGGCGACGGTTCCGCAGGGGGGCGCTGGGGCACCGCGGCAGGCAGGGCGCCATAGGGGAGAACGGACATCTGCCCAATAGGTGGGTCACACGCTCCATGACCCGTCTGGAGGTTGTGAGGTTAGGGGGGGGTGAGGTTAGGACTGAGGGGGtgaggttagggctaggggtagGTTTGAGGGCAGATTGCAGGGTGAATGCGAGGTCAGACGGCCGGCCGGTTGCGAGGTCGCTGTCGATGCCTGCGACGCGCTCCGTGATGGAGTTAGACTATGACCCTGATCCTGTTGCGATAATGATGATGCCATGGGAGTCGGGCTCTGAGTCCGAGTCTCCAGAGTCTGACTCCAGATCAGTTGTCTCCTCCTCTGACTCTCACACCTCTGACATGTGTATGCCAGGGCGGAGGATGCCTTTTGCTAGTTTTGACCCAAGTGGGTCTCTCTGTACTGAACAGAGGGGACGCCATGGAGGATCCAGGCTGGTATATTTCAGGGAGGACGTTCGGTTCCCTGTGCCTCTCCAGCAACTCCCCAAGTCGCCCAACTCCACTATGCCGCTCCCCATGCCGCTCCCCATGCCCCCTTTGCCCACCCCGCCAGGCTGCAAGATGCTAGATTTCTTCGGGGAGAACTTGGCCTACATCGACGAATCATCGGACACGCTAAGTGACCGGAACCAGACGGTTGAGGGGGGTGTCAGTCCTCGTCCCCGGATACACCGCAGGAGGAGCATGAGGAGGCagctgaaggagaggagggacagcGACATGCAGCCCCCCTCTAACCCCCCaactcctccccctctttcccatCTCAGAGACTGA